One window of Nicotiana tomentosiformis chromosome 11, ASM39032v3, whole genome shotgun sequence genomic DNA carries:
- the LOC138901574 gene encoding uncharacterized protein: protein MDPLKYIFQKPMPIGKLSKWQILLSEFDIIYVTQKAVKGQVLADHLVENPVGGEYESLKTYFLDEEVSFVGEYIAEAYDGWRMFFNGAVNFKGVSIGAVLVSETGQHYPVSAKLRFLCNNNMVEYEAYILGLNLAIDINIQELLVMGDSDLLVHQVQGEWATKNTKILPYLYHVQEMMMRFIKIEFRHVLRIQNEFADALATLSSMIQHPDKNFIDPIPVRIHNQPAYCAHVEEEADGNP, encoded by the coding sequence atggatcctctaaagtacatcttccaaaaacccatgcctatagggaagctgtcaaaatggcagatattgttaagtgaattcgacatcatctatgtgactcagaaagcggttaagGGACAAGTATTAGCGGATCATCTTGTggaaaatcctgtaggaggagaatacgaatcactaaaaacatattttcttgatgaagaagtatcattcgtaggagaatatatcgccgaagcctacgacgggtggagaatgtttttcaaTGGAGCCGTAAACTTCAAAGGAGTGAGTATTGGAgccgttttggtgtcagaaacaggtcaacattatccggtatccgcgAAACTTAGATTTTTGTGCAACAATAATATGGTAGAATATGAGGCTTacatattggggctcaatttggccaTTGACATaaatatccaggaattactagtaatgggtgattcagatcttctggtacatcaggtgcagggagaatgggctacaaagaataccaagatattaccatatctatatcatgtgcaagagatgatgatgAGGTTCAtaaagatagagtttagacatgtcctgagaatccagaatgagttcgcagacgcattggccactttgtcctccatgatacagcatccggacaagaatttcatcgaccccattccggtaaggattcataatcaacCAGCTtactgtgctcatgttgaagaagaagcagacgggaatccatga